Part of the Candidatus Brocadia sinica JPN1 genome, GCGCCGGCTCCATCACTTCAGGCCGTACCTGCCTACGGAGGGCTTCACGAACAAAAGCCACATGATCCACAAGGTGCAATTCCGGATACACCCGGTCGATTGCTTCAATCAGCACCAACTCCTCAACGGCGATGGCTATTCCTGGATCAAACCAGTGTGCAGGCTCTTGCCATTCCCACCCCTGTTTCAATGCCTTACCACCGATTCCGGCTACTGACTTAGCTCGAATGTCGGTCGTGAGTCTCTCCTTAAAGAAATGGGCTGGCTCCATCCAGTCTGTCCGCAGTTTTAAATGGAGGGCATCAAACCAGATTAAGTACAGATTGTAGCTCCCCGCCGCTACCTTCCATGGGTCCGGCAGCGGTCCGAATACTTTGGATAACTCTTTATCAAAAAGCGTATCTTTGAGGTGCTCTGCTCCCATGCACATACGCTTAAATACCCCCTTATCTCCTATCTCGAACACGACAGGCACAGTGGTAGTTACCACAAACCCGATTTGCCGTGATATCCTGTCAAATGCATTATCAATTTCCTTCTGAAATTTCTCCCGAATCCTGATGTAGATGTCGATCAAGTCGTCGTATAGCCTTACGACGGCTGGATGTGCCGGTTCCACCCAATCACGTATACGAGCAAAAGTTTTTTCGTCCATATTGCACCTCCTTATGATTGTGTAATGTCAAATGTGAGAGAAACTCGTCTTCCCCTCATTTTTTACTGACAGCTTCAAGTTATTCCGTTCAAGTCCCCCTTAGTAAAGGGGGATTCAGGGGGTTGTGTTTTTCCTGGGCTATTTTACAACCCCCTAGCCCCCTTTTCTAAGGGGGATTTTTATGCTTCATACTACCCAGAAACCCGCTTAAAAAAATGAAAATTCCCTGTATAATTAAGGTTTTCCATAGTACCCTATAAAAACTTCTTCTTTTTTTATTTCCCCCTTGTCTCCTCCTGGCAAAGGAGGGGATTTAGGGGTGGTTAATCTGTTTGCGGTTTAGCCGCACCATGGGATAGTTCTGGGAAATAAGTTCACCTCCTTTCTTCTTTTGGTTCTGCAAATCGGCTCTTAAATACGTTATAGGGAATTGGCGCTGACGTCACTCCCAACAAATCTGTCTCATCCATCCTTTCGGCCTCTGACGTCACAAATTCCAACTTCTCCAGATTGTCCCTGCTAGAATATGGCATAGGTTTGCAGTTCAGGAAGGACAGCGCTCCGGTATTTGACATAAACCTCGGCACCCTGGCATCCTGACCACGACGGTCGTACGTGTTGCTCAACCAACGCAGAATCGACTCACCCTGGACATGCAAGCCCCTGCTCCTTTCGTCAACACGTTCTCTCATCTCGCGTGCAAAGCCCCGTATCATGACATGATCGTTCGGATCTGCGGTTGTCACGAAGTCATAGATCTGGCAGAGACACTCGTAGGTATCAAGGTTGGTCTGCTTGATAAAGTTACGCACAGATGCACGCAGTGTTTGCGTTAGCACTTCCGGGTGGAAGCGCCGCAGGAGCTGGAAATAGAAATCCACTTGCATATTGAAGTAGTGCAGTCCGAAATCGCTGAAATTGCGATCAAAGAATGTGTAGTTAGCGATTTGATGGAAAGCCTCCGAGCGCGGGTCTTTAAGCCGGTAATCGTATCCAAAGTAGTCACCAAGCAACCTGCCTTCAGTCTTCAGTTTTGCCTCTAACCCGGTACCGGGGTAAGCCTCTGCACGGCAGAAGTTAAATGGATTCTCAATATGCCGTTCGATAAAACGTAAGTTGACCAGGATGTCATCTAAGACTGTGTCAGGCTCAAACATGAGTAAGTTATAGGCGAGATGCACATCAAAGTCATTGAGAATACGCAGTGCATTTAAAATCTGATCGAGGGTGCATTTGCGGTTCAGATTGCGTAGCCCATTCTCATGGGCGTTTTCTACTCCTAAAAATACGCGAAACAATCCAAGGTCGTCCAGCACGCGGATTGAGTCGTGGGTAATGCTATCGGGTCGCGCCTTGACCGCTATGGCAATTCCTTCGATTCCTTCCCGCTGCAGTCCTTCTCGCAGCTCCTCAAAGCGGCGAAGAGCCTTTTCTGGTTTTGGGAGAAAGAAGTTGTCGTCCTGGAAATTAAAGATACGAACATCATGATGAAAGTAGAGATCCTTCATCTCTGCTACGATGTTCTCCACGTTTCGCACCCGAAACTTCTTTCCGCCTCCCCTTTCATACCAGGCGTTGATGCTGCAAAAGGCACAGTTGCGCCAGCATCCCCGGCTGGTCAGAATGCTGGCAATGGGCTTATCAAAATATTCATGGAATGTTATACGTTTTGGAAATGATAATGCGTCAAGATTATCTTGATTGTCCGTTGCAAGGTTGGTTGTTACTGATCCATCAGATTTTCGATAGCAAAGGCCATATACCCTGGATAGATCTTCTAGATGATCAGCCAACATACTAACGATATGTTCGCCCTCACCCAGACAGACCGAATCAAATGCGGTAAAATCCCTGAGCAGATGCTCTGAGTTGAACGAGGCGAAGGGACCACCTGCCGTCAAGTGACCATGATAACAGCCTTCCCGGAGCGCCTGCGCCAGGTGGCAGAATTCTCGCGCGCGGCCTGTGAACATCATAGACAAGCCGGTGATCTGTGGTGAAAAGGCGATTACCCGCTTTACTGCATCCGATATGTCAAACTCTGAATTGAAAGGAACGATTTCCACTTTATGTCCTTTGTGTTCTAATGCAGAGGCTATGTATCGGAGACCAAGGTTTTCTTCCAATTCTGCGCCTACCAATGCAACTTTCATAAATCACCTCTTTCTTGTAATTAAATTAGGACTTCAGCTATTTTTCAATGTAGAGCGAAGAGCCTCTTCGCTCTACAACCGCACCTTTGAAATTCCTTGTATAATAGGCCTACAGCAACTTACATTTGGCCACCTCCCTCTCCCCCCTTTTACGGGGGGATTATGGGGGGTATTTGAAATTGCTGTACATCAATGAGTCGTTATACGATAACTTTACCTTAGAAAATCTTTGAATGTTCCGTTTGAGGGGCGCGGCATAAAGCGCCGCTCCCCTCAAACGATAGTTAGGCAAAACCGCTCGGTCCGTGTTTTACCTCATTTTCCTCGAGCCGGGATGCCAAAGCAGCAGTTAGACTTCCTGTGAAATTGGCGACTCCTCCAAACAGAATCCGATATCAGCTGTGACGCAAAACGCAATCCCATGGCTGCCATAGTTGGTGCGGTCGCACACCACCATGTGAATGACGTATCCGCAGGGGTCCATGCCGGCCGTGTCCAGCCTCCAATGGCCAGACTCGCCTGTGGTAGGCACCGTTGGGAAGGAACGGCTGGTCGCGAAGGTGTAAGTAATTCCTCCGTCACCCGAGAGCATGACCGTGGCCCCATGGGCTGGCCCATCTGGGATGACGTCGAGGCTTATGCTCCCGAAGTGCTGGTTCACCAGGTCGCTCGTGCCAGGGTCATGAGCCTCATACGTGCCGGTCAGGATCGTCCCCACGGGGAATTTACCGCAGTCTATAGCCGGAACGGGGTTGCCGTTGAACTCGGCGCCGGTGATGGTCAAGGTAACCGGGGCGTATGGCTGAAGTGCAATATTTGCCGCAGGAACTGACGATGGGGCGGTGTTGTCAACGCGTACCCTGATTACCTGGGCGCCGGGATAGAATGTGGGAGGACTGACATTCGGATCCTTCGCCTCCATCCTGATTTCCCATTCTCCCTCCATTGATGCGTTCGTCAGCCACCTGGCGAGTTTATCTACCAGCAGGAAGCGGGTGGAGGGAGCCGTGTGGTCTTCCAGGTACTCATACCAGCCCTCGCCAAGGCCATCCGCATCGTCGGTGGCCGTGAGGTTGAGGTTAAATATCGTGTCTCCAGGCGATTCCTCCAACTGTACTGCACCCACGAATTTTGTGACATCAACGTCAACCGTGTTGGTAAGCGGATGCCAGGTGTCAATACCGTCGTCTTTTCGTACCAGGATTCTGTACTTTAGCGGCAAAGCCCCGCCGCCAAAAGAATCAGGCAGGGTGCCCGCAATACGTCCGGTGATGGTAATACCACCTCCAAAGGGGCTCAAGTTCACTGAAAAGATACCAATCTCCGCATCGCCTGTAGCCAGCCCGGTTGCTGGATCAATGTCATCAACCGAGATGTCGCCAACGGTCTCGATAACCGGGGTACGTGCCTCCGCCTTTCCGTGCCGTAACTGGATAAGGCACTCCTCGCGGTTTCCCCAGACCGGGACATAGTTCGGGTTTGCGGGGGGAGGTGGGGTCTCCCAGGATAGAATGGCGCGTAGACGGACGACCTTCGGCCCGGCCTCACAGGGCACTAGATATTGGGTGAAGTCTTTTTTGAGAAAAACAGCATACTGGACGTCCTCCGGCGGGATGGTCTGGAGGTCGTGGACCTGTACGGTGGCCGTGCCCATATAGATGAAACCACTGCCGTCTCCGAAGTCGATCCAGAAGGCTACGTACTCCGTTGACCCCTTGCCGCATAGCCCGCCGGAATAACCGTAAGGCCTTTTGACCGTGAGTACCGCCTCCAGCAGATCACGCTTGGAGCGAAGCCCGATGCACTTTAGCTCTTCAAAGCTGGTGTCTCCGTCCGTTACGACCTGAAGTTTGCCGAAAAGATCCGCGATTTCATTCGCGTTGAGTCCAAGGGACGCTAAAGGGCTGTCCCCGTTTGCTGTGACTAAGGCTGAGGTTGTTGTCTTAGCTGCCAGGAGCTTCTGTGCCTCTGCGAAGCCGAACCGGTGGACTGGCACGCCCTTGTCCGCATAGAGCGCCTTCCTCTGTGACAACGTTGGCGTCGCCAAAGGAGCGGCTTTGACCTTTATATTTGGGTCCAGGCCGGCAATAATTGGGCCAATCGGGTCGGGGATCTTGACCTGAAGGTTTTCCAGCCCTTTTGGCACATCACCCACGAAGAAAGAGTACTTGGGATGAATCTGTACCTGGACGGTCATGACGTTCCCATAGACCGGCGTCCAATTGGGTTGATTTGCCGGCGGCGGCGTGTCCCAGGAAAGGATGGCCCGCACCCTGACAATGTTCTCGGTGGAGCAAAGCCTCTTGAACGGGGTGAAGTCCTTCCTCACGGCGTAACAGAGGGGCTTTTCTCCGGGGATGTTATGGACTCTCACGCTGTCCATTCCCACATCGTGCCAGACCCCGTTGTCGAATATGTCTACGTAGAATCGGACATACTCAAATGACCCCGGGCTGCAGATATCGCCTCCGTATCCAAACTCCTGCTTAACGTGGAGCGCGGCTTCCAGACGGTTGGATGGAGGGTTTAGCCCTACGCACATAAGCTCTTCGTAAGTCGTAATGCCTTGCAATAATTTGACTGGCTTATATGGACTCAGCTCCAGGTTGCCGAAGTAGTTGGGGTTTTGCAGGATCAGCGAACGAAACTGTGCCCGCTCTCGTTCTAATGTTGGTATATTTTCTGAAGTTCCACAAGTTTTCATCACTATCTCCTCCTTTGTTAAGCGGATGATTTTGCACCCACGTCTTTACTGACCATGGTAAGACCGCATCGAACCGATGCGGTTAGATCCACGGTTGTAACGCGTAAAATGTGGATCGTTCGGCTAAGCAATATTTCCGGAATAAATCACAAAAGCATTCGTTTGCATTCACCTCCTTTCATAAGGCAAGAAGAGCCAAGACGGCGCATAAGGCGATTTTGACGAAGCATAGCAAAGGCGGCAACCCTGAGTTGGGCGAAGTTGTTCAGCTATCAACCGCACGCTAGGCGCCTTTTCTGATATTCTTAAAACAAAGAAGCCTTACTGCAAAGTTTTTACTAAACATCTTCGGCAGTAAGGCTATCTTTTTCACTAAAGGATAAGGATCGTCTTTAACTACATCCTTGTATGTTGAAAGACCCTTTACATTGCGCCCCCTGATTACTCAGGGTTTGCCTTTATCGTATGTCTTTGTTTATTTCATTACCATCTACGTCTTCATGTAGTGCTCCACAGGTTGGCGTTAATGACAAGAAACACACGGCCAGTTAAATGGTAAATGGTTTCTGTTTTTCAAAGGCGCGGTTGATCTCACCCACCCGGAAATAGTTTGGCGTTTGGTCGGGTGGCATGCGGTTGACGATGGCGCGGCGAAAGGCCCGGTATCCCTTTTTAAATTTTCCTTCATTCCAGACCTGTAACAAATTAGCAGTAAACAATCCGTTAAACGTACCATCGGCTGACAATTGATTGTCCTGACAGCCGGATATGAGGATTACGGAGGCATTGACTGCATCACGTGATTCCTTTAATTGAGGATCTTTTAAGATAGGATCATAAAATTTTTTGTTGTCACGATACGTGCGTACCGCCACTTCCATCGGCATGAAACGATACCGAATTTCCGGAGAGATTCCCTTTAAGCCCATTGTCCTCATGGCAGACTGATAATAAGCAAGCTTCGTTACCGTGCCACTGTGACAACTATCAGAAAAGACCAGGATACGCACACCCTGCGCAAATTTACCAAGCAAGGAGTAAATTTCGTCATCAACCAGTTCTCCATCATAGAGGCACCACGTTTCATCCTGTGCATCAGCTTCATCGCTGTTCAGGTCGGGGAGTTGGCCGCCGTGACCTGAATAGCTCAGCATAAAGATATCGCCGGATGTTAAAGTGCTGGCCGCCTTGTTGATTCCATCGATGACATTTGCCCGGGTGGCTTCTTTGGTGAGCAGGGTTTTTACGTCAAACCCTTTTGATCTTGCAATCTCCGCCATGTCTTTGGCGTCCGCTTCGCAGGCATTGAGTTCTCCCGACCATCCGCCATAGTGCGCCGGGCTAACGGCATTTAATCCCGTGGTTAAAGCAATCCCTTTTGACATAAAGTCCTCCTTTTTGGTTAAGTTTGTAGGTAAGGGTCTGTTGCAAAATAACTATAAAAACTCCTGCGGGTTCAAGTTGTAACTTGAACCCCACGTTTTATATTATAGTAAGGGTAATGCGGATGTCGATAATGGTTATCATCGTGGTTTCTTCTTTGATGATTCTGACAGTACAAAACGAATTTCTCGGTTTTTCGATCCTAAGTTGAGGATTCCATCGCCGTCGATATCTTTGATGTGTTGGCGAACCTTCTCAAGGCCTTCTTCGTCATTCGGATCATTATTGGTTTGCAACCTATCGTGGAGATAGCCAATCCAGGGCCGACCCTTTGTTTTTCCACACTCAAAGACACGAACGGCATGTCCGCCAGTGGGATTACCGTTATTGTCATCATAAGAAAAAACCAATTCCACATCTTCCCCTTTTTTAATCTCGTCACAGATAAATTTAAAGGTTACTTTAGCACCTCTATCTTTAGATTTAATCCCGCTGCTTCTGAAGTCACCGTTAGGAAGCGCTTCATCGGGTGGGTTTCCATAGCCACGTCCCTGGTGTTTGTGGATGAGCTTATTCTTCAAACCATTCTTTTTTAAATAAGAAAACTTTCCTTTCAGCATAGGTGTAAACCATACACCGTCGCCATCATTGCGTGCTGGTGCGCGGCGATCGGCCTCCATATCCAACTGTCCCACCAATGAATCATCACCCTTCAAACCGGGTTTATGGTCGTGGGGAACGTTGACTCCGAATCTGTCTTCCAAGTACTGGAGACTGTTTGCAATCGACATGGGAAAGCACTGATTCTTGGCCGTTTGTACATTCACAGCGTTTGGCTGTGTGTGTTTCGTGTTTTTTCCTCTGGGTCTGAACTGTATCAGATTAGGTGGTGGTGCTTCGCCGATCACCGCAGTCTGAGAATCGCCAGCGCCTTCGGCGTTCCAAAGTGCAACCCCAACATCAAAGTCGCCTCTTTCACCGTCGGAAAAATCGTCTTGCGGACTAGAAGCAAACTCTATGTGAGCGCTTAGTTCACTAACATCCGTAGGGGTACTGAGACCAAGGCTGAAGTATGTTGTGACTGTACCGTAGTTCACGTCAACAGGTAGATTCTGAACAACCCATCCAGCATCGGAGAAGATATTGAGAAAGCCGCTGGATATATCAGTTGAAGAGGACAGAAGCTCTGGATTTGCACTGACGCGGCCCCAATCTGAATTTTCCTGGGTTACAGCAGAAAAGACGAAATCCACTTGCTCAAAGTTAACACCCTGTCCGGGCCCCACGGTAATGCCATCCGCATTAGCGAGGGTTACCGTGGTATTGGCGGTGAAGATCCAAAGTCCGATTAACACCGGTAATATCGTTGTGATCCTCTTTGTTACCGTGAACCTTTTTTTCATTGTCTGTTCCCTCCTTAACTAATTATGAGTGTCCTGCAAGGCTTGAAAAGCCTTGCAAATAGCCGTATTCCAGCCTTTTTTCATCTTTAAAATCCTCCTTACATCTGGTATACTATTGCTTAGCCACTTGGGTGGCCTGGTGCCACAGTAATCATCAATCATCGACAAACTCGCGAATCTGCGATCCGATTGCCGTGGTTATCCTTTTTGACTGCTCTGTATTGCCCGACACCTCGGCGAGCTGATATTGTGTTACCGCTCGATCAATTACCGCGCGCGAAAGGAACGCAGCATACCAGGGCTGCGGTCCTGGTCCATAGCGCCAGGGATCAGGGTGAGGGCTAGCTCCGGGTGGGAGTGGCTGCGGGTTCAGCAGCGCCCATGACAAGTCGCGGAGAGCTTGGGCAACCGGACCGATAGTACCATACTGCCCCCATGGATCATCGGGGTTTGGATAAGGCACGGCATCGAGCAAATTAACCAATGCGGTTTTCGTGAGAGTGATGTTTTCATTCATGGTTTGATTTCTCCGTTTGTTTTTCCTGCCGAACAGCATTACGTAGGTATACGAAAAGTTGCAACATAATACGGCTTAGTACCGATAATACGCTTAGTGGTAACTTGTTATAGCCCTATTTGGTCATATAACTAAACCCCTTTTTTTACCCGTTAAAATAAAAAAGCCTTACTGCAAAGATATTTTATGGAAAACATCTTCGGCAGTAAGGCTATCTTTTTCGCTAAAGGATAAGGCGCGTCTTTAACTACATCCTTGTACGTTGAAAGACCCTTTACTTTGCGTCCCCTGATTACTCAGGGTTTGCCCTTATCGTATGTTTTTGTTTATTCCTTCACTTTGTAAGACCAGCATTATCACATGCGATTCAAAATAACACGATATCGTTAGATGTCAAGAAAAAAATAATGATTGATATTGAGTTCTCTTTGAAACACTCATATAATAGAGATGAAACAAGGATTAACGAGGTGTTGACAGACAAAAAATAAAAGATGGGTAGTTGTCGTGAACAGAAAAAATAAAATTGAATGTGAGAAGATAGATGCCCTTATTCAACTTGCTATTCAGGAAGATATTTTTACCGGGGATATTACGACTGAAAATCTCATTCCGGAAAACTTGATTGTAGAAGGAGCATTTATAGCAAAAGAAAGCGGTGTTGTTGCCGGGTTGCCCGTTGTTGAACATTTTTTCTCTAAACTCGACAAGAACGTTTTTTTTAAACAATTGGTGAAGGAAGGAGTCTTCATTCATAAGGGTGAGACCATTGCTGTAGTAAATGGCAGATCGAAGGGTTTACTCTCTGGTGAGCGTATTGCCTTAAACTTTCTTCAGAGACTTTCTGGGATAGCAACTCTAACGGCGCAGTTTATTGAACGTATCAAACCTTTAAATACCTTCATAATGGATACGAGGAAGACCATTCCCGGATGGCGATATCTGGAAAAATATGCAGTGGCAGTGGGTGGTGGGGTTAATCACAGGATGGGCCTCTACGACCAGGTGCTGATAAAGGACAACCATCTGGATATAATAAAAAACAAAGTATTATTTAACATATCTTCTCATGATAGTATTATTGAAAAAGCCGTGTCTTTTTTAAAACAACGAATAAAGAAGGGTATTTTGATCGAGGTAGAAACGAGGACGCTGGAAGAAGTAAAGAATGCTCTTACAGCAGGAGTTGATATCATACTGTTTGATAATATGAACATCCAGCTATTGAATGATGCGGTAAAATTGGTTAAAGAGTGGAAATATAATGAGGGAAAACGTCCGCCACTTACCGAGGCATCCGGAAATATTACCCTGGAAAATGTACATCTTGTGGCACAAACGGGTGTAGACAGAATTTCTATTGGCGCTCTTACCCATTCGGCGATGGCTCTGGATATTTCCTTAGAGATATCTATATAAAATTGTTTGCTCGAATTTTTTCAAAAAATGTTTGAATCCGAGAGAGTTGTTCAATAGAATCTACAATTTTGTAAAATTGTTCATAATTTTTCCGATTTTCTGTGAACTCTGCGTTCTGGTTCGAAAATAAGGCCTGACAAATAAGTGTAAGCATAAATATACCAATACCATAGGACAGAAATTGCATTTTCATCGTTTCAGGGTGTTGCTAGCGCAACATGATGACTGGTTCGAAAATTCAAAATTAAGTGTTGACCACTCAAAGGCTTATGGATTTTCATAGTTTCTGGGTGCAGCAAGAGTGGCATGATGACTGTTATGAAAATATGGAACTGAATACTTACGTGGTTGGATGTATCGTATGAAGGCAGTTGTCATAATCCCCGCAAGGTATGCATCGACCAGACTGCCTTTTAAAGTAATCCTGCCGGAAGTCAAGTCTGTCACGGGAAGATATATCATAGAGCATGTCTATCAAAACGTAAAGCAGGCAAGACGAATTCATAAAGTCATTGTTGCTACAGATAGTCAACTTATATACGATATCGTCAAAGGGTTTGGTGGAGAGGCGGAGATGACTTCCGCATTGCATACTTCAGGAACAGACCGGATTGCTGAGGTGGCGGGACGATTAGATGCTGACATCATCGTGAATGTGCAAGGCGATGAACCCGAGATGCATGCGTCTGTGGTTGATCAGGTCATAGATACTTTAGTGGGAGACGATGTTGCGGTCATGGCAACTGTTGCAAATGCGATAACAGATGCAGCAGAATTACGCAATCCGAATGTGGTAAAGGTTGTGCTGGATAATCGTGGATATGCACTCTATTTTTCCCGTTCACAGATTCCTTATGTGCGCGATAGCAGCGATCTGGTCAATGAGCCAGGCATTACATTTCTGCGGCATCTGGGGATTTATGCATATCAGAGGGATTTTCTATTACAATACTCTAAACTTCCAGCCTCGTCTTTGGAGCATGCTGAAAAATTGGAGCAGCTCAGGGCGCTTGCCAATGGTTACAAAATTAAGGTGGCAATTACACAGTATACCTCCAGGGGTATTGATACAAGGGATGATTTGATGACATTTTTGGAAAGATACAGGCATGACTAAGCACATAT contains:
- the nadC gene encoding carboxylating nicotinate-nucleotide diphosphorylase, with protein sequence MNRKNKIECEKIDALIQLAIQEDIFTGDITTENLIPENLIVEGAFIAKESGVVAGLPVVEHFFSKLDKNVFFKQLVKEGVFIHKGETIAVVNGRSKGLLSGERIALNFLQRLSGIATLTAQFIERIKPLNTFIMDTRKTIPGWRYLEKYAVAVGGGVNHRMGLYDQVLIKDNHLDIIKNKVLFNISSHDSIIEKAVSFLKQRIKKGILIEVETRTLEEVKNALTAGVDIILFDNMNIQLLNDAVKLVKEWKYNEGKRPPLTEASGNITLENVHLVAQTGVDRISIGALTHSAMALDISLEISI
- a CDS encoding caspase family protein, producing the protein MSKGIALTTGLNAVSPAHYGGWSGELNACEADAKDMAEIARSKGFDVKTLLTKEATRANVIDGINKAASTLTSGDIFMLSYSGHGGQLPDLNSDEADAQDETWCLYDGELVDDEIYSLLGKFAQGVRILVFSDSCHSGTVTKLAYYQSAMRTMGLKGISPEIRYRFMPMEVAVRTYRDNKKFYDPILKDPQLKESRDAVNASVILISGCQDNQLSADGTFNGLFTANLLQVWNEGKFKKGYRAFRRAIVNRMPPDQTPNYFRVGEINRAFEKQKPFTI
- a CDS encoding B12-binding domain-containing radical SAM protein, coding for MKVALVGAELEENLGLRYIASALEHKGHKVEIVPFNSEFDISDAVKRVIAFSPQITGLSMMFTGRAREFCHLAQALREGCYHGHLTAGGPFASFNSEHLLRDFTAFDSVCLGEGEHIVSMLADHLEDLSRVYGLCYRKSDGSVTTNLATDNQDNLDALSFPKRITFHEYFDKPIASILTSRGCWRNCAFCSINAWYERGGGKKFRVRNVENIVAEMKDLYFHHDVRIFNFQDDNFFLPKPEKALRRFEELREGLQREGIEGIAIAVKARPDSITHDSIRVLDDLGLFRVFLGVENAHENGLRNLNRKCTLDQILNALRILNDFDVHLAYNLLMFEPDTVLDDILVNLRFIERHIENPFNFCRAEAYPGTGLEAKLKTEGRLLGDYFGYDYRLKDPRSEAFHQIANYTFFDRNFSDFGLHYFNMQVDFYFQLLRRFHPEVLTQTLRASVRNFIKQTNLDTYECLCQIYDFVTTADPNDHVMIRGFAREMRERVDERSRGLHVQGESILRWLSNTYDRRGQDARVPRFMSNTGALSFLNCKPMPYSSRDNLEKLEFVTSEAERMDETDLLGVTSAPIPYNVFKSRFAEPKEERR
- the kdsB gene encoding 3-deoxy-manno-octulosonate cytidylyltransferase, with the protein product MKAVVIIPARYASTRLPFKVILPEVKSVTGRYIIEHVYQNVKQARRIHKVIVATDSQLIYDIVKGFGGEAEMTSALHTSGTDRIAEVAGRLDADIIVNVQGDEPEMHASVVDQVIDTLVGDDVAVMATVANAITDAAELRNPNVVKVVLDNRGYALYFSRSQIPYVRDSSDLVNEPGITFLRHLGIYAYQRDFLLQYSKLPASSLEHAEKLEQLRALANGYKIKVAITQYTSRGIDTRDDLMTFLERYRHD